In a single window of the Vitis vinifera cultivar Pinot Noir 40024 chromosome 6, ASM3070453v1 genome:
- the LOC100244960 gene encoding transcription factor DIVARICATA: MKWEMEILSPASYLSNSNCLLEESKSSRWTPEENKTFENALAVYDRDTPDRWQKVAAMIPGKTVGDVFKQYKELELDVGKIEAGLVPIPGYSTSPFTLEWTTNHGYEGLKQPYGLGGKRPSSTRPTDQERKKGVPWTEEEHKLFLLGLKKYGKGDWRNISRNFVVTRTPTQVASHAQKYFIRQLSGGKDKRRASIHDITTVNLTDTRTPSPENKRPPSPDQSIGVPKQPNSAPMNRTTFQWSQPNSGAPMAFNPTHGNIFMSSPYGMNSYGLKMQGQNLHRAAFNESYIGPQSMVFQMQSTPHFPHG; encoded by the exons ATGAAGTGGGAAATGGAAATTCTCTCCCCAGCATCCTATCTTTCCAACTCCAATTGCCTGCTAGAAGAGAGCAAGAGCTCAAGATGGACTCCAGAAGAGAACAAGACGTTTGAGAATGCTCTTGCAGTCTACGATAGGGACACACCGGATCGATGGCAGAAGGTGGCTGCCATGATCCCAGGAAAGACTGTTGGAGATGTTTTCAAGCAGTACAAAGAACTGGAGCTTGATGTTGGGAAAATAGAAGCTGGGCTGGTCCCAATTCCTGGTTATAGCACCTCTCCTTTCACATTGGAGTGGACTACCAATCATGGATATGAAGGGTTGAAGCAGCCCTATGGACTTGGTGGAAAGAGACCTTCATCCACCAGGCCAACTGATCAGGAAAGGAAGAAAGGGGTTCCATGGACAGAAGAGGAGCATAA GCTGTTTCTATTGGGCCTTAAAAAATATGGCAAAGGGGACTGGAGAAATATCTCGCGCAATTTCGTTGTCACCAGAACGCCAACTCAAGTGGCTAGTCATGCTCAAAAGTACTTTATCAGGCAGCTTTCAGGAGGGAAAGATAAGAGAAGAGCCAGCATCCATGACATAACAACAGTCAATCTCACCGACACTCGAACACCTTCACCAGAAAATAAAAGACCTCCTTCGCCAGATCAGTCCATTGGGGTTCCCAAGCAGCCCAATTCTGCTCCCATGAATAGAACAACTTTTCAATGGAGTCAACCAAATAGTGGAGCACCCATGGCATTCAATCCGACACATGGAAATATTTTCATGTCCTCTCCTTATGGAATGAACTCATATGGGCTTAAAATGCAGGGCCAAAATCTGCATAGAGCTGCCTTTAATGAATCCTACATTGGACCTCAAAGTATGGTTTTTCAGATGCAATCCACCCCGCACTTTCCTCATGGATGA
- the LOC100255282 gene encoding uncharacterized protein LOC100255282 has translation MDCIYKDPNQPIEARIKDLLSRMTLKEKAGQMTQIERRVATPSVLKDLSIGSILSAGGSGPFDKALSADWADMVDGFQQSALESRLGIPLLYGIDAVHGNNSIYGATIFPHNVGLGATRDADLAQRIGVATALEVRASGIHYTFAPCVAVCRDPRWGRCYESYSSDTNIVRKMTSVITGLQGKPPPGHPKGYPFVAGRHNVVACAKHFVGDGGTDKGENEGNTILSYEDLERIHMTPYPDCISQGVATVMASYSSWNGTQLHAHRFLLSDVLKDKMGFKGFLISDWEGLDRLSKPNPHGSNYRTSICTAVNTGIDMVMVPFRYAKFLEDLIDLVESGEIPMTRIDDAVERILRVKLVAGLFEYPYSDRSLLDTVGCKLHRDLAREAVRKSLVLLKNGKDQKKPFLPLDRKAKRVLVAGSHADDLGYQCGGWTATWHGASGRITIGTTVLDAIREAVGDKTEVIYEQNPSPATFEGQDFSYAIVVVGEDPYAEHTGDNSELIIPFNANDVISLVADRIPTLVILISGRPLVLEPWILEKMDALIAAWLPGSEGGGITDVVFGDYDFEGRLPVTWFKSVEQLPMHPEDNSYDPLFPFGFGLTYNKKGPLN, from the exons ATGGATTGCATATACAAAGATCCGAATCAGCCCATTGAAGCAAGAATCAAAGACCTTCTGTCAAGGATGACTTTGAAAGAAAAGGCTGGACAAATGACCCAGATCGAGCGACGTGTTGCCACTCCCTCTGTCCTTAAGGATCTCTCCATAG GAAGTATACTTAGTGCTGGTGGGAGTGGACCTTTTGACAAGGCATTATCAGCTGATTGGGCTGATATGGTGGATGGGTTTCAGCAGTCTGCGCTCGAATCGCGACTTGGGATTCCCCTTCTTTACGGGATTGATGCTGTTCATGGCAACAATAGTATCTATGGTGCCACTATATTTCCCCACAATGTTGGACTTGGAGCCACCAG AGATGCAGATTTGGCTCAAAGAATTGGGGTTGCAACAGCTCTTGAAGTTAGGGCAAGTGGCATTCACTATACTTTTGCTCCTTGTGTGGCT GTCTGCAGAGATCCCAGATGGGGAAGATGCTATGAAAGTTACAGCTCAGACACCAACATTGTTAGAAAGATGACTTCTGTTATTACAGGTTTGCAGGGAAAGCCACCCCCAGGACACCCAAAGGGCTACCCTTTTGTAGCAGGAAG ACACAATGTTGTTGCCTGCGCCAAGCATTTTGTTGGAGATGGAGGAACTGACAAAGGTGAAAATGAGGGCAATACCATATTGTCCTACGAAGATTTAGAAAGGATTCATATGACGCCTTATCCAGACTGCATTTCTCAGGGAGTTGCCACTGTCATGGCTTCTTATTCTAGCTGGAATGGAACACAACTGCACGCTCATCGTTTTCTCTTGTCAGATGTTTTGAAAGATAAGATGGGCTTCAAG GGCTTTTTGATTTCTGACTGGGAAGGACTTGACCGGCTTTCCAAACCCAATCCTCATGGTTCAAACTACCGCACCAGCATATGTACTGCTGTTAATACAGGCATTGACATG GTGATGGTGCCTTTTAGATATGCCAAATTTTTGGAGGATTTGATAGACTTGGTGGAATCAGGGGAGATACCAATGACTAGGATTGACGATGCTGTGGAACGGATCCTGAGAGTGAAATTAGTTGCTGGGCTTTTCGAATATCCCTACAGCGATAGATCTTTGCTAGATACAGTTGGTTGCAAA CTGCATAGAGACCTAGCACGTGAAGCCGTTCGCAAGTCTTTAGTTCTGTTAAAGAATGGAAAGGATCAAAAGAAACCATTTCTTCCGTTAGACAGAAAGGCCAAAAGAGTTCTTGTTGCTGGATCACATGCTGATGATCTTGGATATCAGTGTGGAGGATGGACAGCTACTTGGCATGGAGCCAGTGGAAGAATAACAATTG GCACGACAGTCTTGGACGCCATTAGAGAAGCAGTGGGGGACAAAACAGAAGTGATCTATGAGCAGAACCCATCACCAGCCACCTTTGAAGGTCAAGATTTCTCCTATGCCATTGTAGTTGTGGGTGAGGATCCATATGCGGAACACACCGGCGACAATTCAGAACTCATAATACCCTTTAATGCCAATGATGTGATAAGTCTAGTCGCTGACAGAATTCCCACATTGGTAATTCTCATCTCTGGAAGGCCCTTAGTTTTAGAGCCATGGATCTTGGAAAAGATGGATGCTTTGATTGCTGCTTGGTTGCCTGGAAGTGAAGGTGGAGGAATTACTGATGTTGTCTTTGGGGATTACGATTTTGAAGGCCGCCTCCCTGTGACATGGTTCAAAAGCGTTGAACAACTGCCAATGCACCCTGAAGATAATTCATATGATCCTTTGTTTCCATTTGGTTTTGGATTGACATACAATAAGAAAGGGCCTCTGAACTGA
- the LOC104879531 gene encoding uncharacterized protein LOC104879531 isoform X1, which translates to MGLDAKNTRVCICKTLKFCSYTCVFIRNNPFILGVSLFVFLVYKYFPSVFSVLIYSSPVLACTIVLIKFLLCLEPFKDQNSKRNESVSVQDDDAKRNEKSSLHTQTSKRRNEWDNDNLIGRSVPRGGKLNEIQEGKGESSLDGGDSSSLSSYDAEKVQRVDEKPDSEWGNGFDERCRKFNDGGGSELEAESPEEAEDEDEGHEYGHKAVEWTEDDQKNLMDLGTSEIERNKRLESLIAKRRARKLMKMRVEKDLIDLNSREQVGQIAPILIARNNLLHLPNDLGEAEDLPVPGSAPSVLLPGRNPFDLPYDPQEEKPNLLGDSFQQEFTMPHQKEMFFCRHESFTLGSFYSGENKQEPHSSKRCPDFIGTKTRALEGSGFSRFKWSPNNEDKEKIFEEKSSQHDESKSHIESDQQGGEVPKPAVDSVGTFHEKDRETDLSMIKTEGKDEANTSDMESEPSERNDIPMKPESVEDKNDESSSSSLSEAKEHSGQENEVSPHSNPSPNDGDMNKEVTSGSEETWVASSHLSGVEENESSLRKVNEINEEDIIIQVGFSGVDQDSEDSIPLAVHPGQGASSPTEKSAREASSIYNVSDPALHASDGMEDLKSIKGIDDEPLADKTNPKSIANIEDEPEKLAVEENDNSTTIEDLVQKPGKLTTQESNVEEAEPIEDKDNLKSIQDSEGDQGNVEAGSFGGDQSSDAFSSSALEPERVFNQGSGDLIASAVQPESAVEQISNNSSLSSSPKSVLPEKVPVDQVSSWSFNPEVHVTVQQTDMEDNSLHELLPQNFSLTMPPNAQHLMEDSVAHSPNNSDYEGQQEPSNPSEKTSGANISYNINESVVHDKEGEEKKSIEDNEGKSQSVTSISQEAAAESSRSDEEISSKSIEDNEDGMERTSAHGTNIGPSYDSYPAEENANSDIPATMANEKELSNLPMKSTEEVNIIHNLNRLEVSGNATLASEEGDKALEGVPKPHETTSSRFITDIEAESNTVTEDEAINGATKAMGENENSISTPDTEDFTTSMEHGVIIFPKKTDDAKDNSESITDVEGDSKNSMGYEATICSPEPGNLNDNWNIPITVPEGEELSDLPPEKSMEEANIILSENEAEAGQMDIKQTSESVGDGEGDYQSSIRQFAVVEPSETTEVTNPVTTQDTEGKSGNLIHDNNVMDTPEPVEDNATLDTNGDVKENKGETADLSQDDIGTNK; encoded by the exons ATGGGGCTTGATGCAAAAAATACTCGAGTTTGTATATGTAAAACCCTTAAATTTTGTTCATACACTTGTGTGTTTATAAGAAACAATCCATTTATTTTGGGTGTTTCTCTGTTCGTCTTCCTTGTATATAAATACTTTCCTTCAGTTTTCAGTGTTTTGATTTACTCTTCGCCTGTTCTTGCCTGCACAATAGTTcttattaaatttcttttgtgTTTGGAACCCTTCAAAGACCAAAATTCAAAGAGGAATGAGTCTGTGTCTGTTCAAGATGATGATGccaaaagaaatgagaaatccTCATTGCACACACAGACAAGTAAACGACGAAATGAATGGGATAACGATAATTTGATTGGTAGAAGTGTTCCCAGAGGGGGAAAGCTAAATGAAATTCAGGAGGGGAAAGGGGAATCTAGTTTGGATGGAGGAGACAGCTCCTCTCTCAGTAGTTATGATGCAGAAAAAGTCCAGAGAGTTGATGAGAAGCCTGATTCTGAATGGGGTAATGGCTTTGATGAGCGGTGTCGCAAGTTTAACGATGGTGGCGGCAGTGAGTTGGAGGCTGAAAGTCCAGAAGAAgcagaagatgaagatgaaggaCATGAATATGGGCATAAGGCTGTTGAGTGGACAGAGGATGATCAGAAGAATCTCATGGATCTTGGGACTTCCGAGATAGAAAGGAACAAAAGGCTAGAGAGTTTGATTGCAAAAAGAAGAGCGAGGAAATTAATGAAAATGCGGGTTGAGAAGGATCTGATTGACTTAAACAGCAGAGAGCAAGTGGGTCAAATTGCTCCCATTTTGATTGCAAGAAACAACCTTTTGCATCTTCCCAATGATTTGGGCGAGGCTGAAGATTTACCTGTTCCTGGCTCAGCTCCCTCTGTACTGTTACCTGGACGGAACCCATTTGACCTTCCCTACGACCCGCAAGAAGAAAAGCCAAATCTCCTGGGAGATAGCTTCCAACAAGAATTCACGATGCCTCACCAAAAGGAAATGTTCTTCTGCAGGCATGAGAGCTTCACTTTAGGGTCCTTTTACTCGGGTGAAAACAAGCAAGAACCACACAGCTCTAAGCGGTGTCCTGATTTTATTGGTACCAAGACACGGGCATTGGAGGGATCAGGATTCTCCAGATTTAAATGGTCACCAA ATAATGAGGATAAAGAaaagatttttgaagaaaagtCATCCCAACATGATGAATCCAAGTCCCATATTGAAAGTGATCAACAAGGTGGCGAAGTTCCCAAGCCAGCTGTAGACTCGGTAGGAACCTTCCATGAAAAGGATAGAGAAACTGACCTCAGCATGATCAAGACTGAAGGGAAGGACGAAGCAAATACCAGTGATATGGAGTCAGAGCCATCTGAGAGAAATGATATTCCCATGAAACCAGAATCAGTTgaagacaaaaatgatgagtcAAGCTCATCATCTTTGTCAGAAGCGAAAGAGCACAGTGGTCAAGAAAATGAAGTTTCACCCCATTCCAACCCTTCTCCAAATGATGGAGACATGAACAAGGAAGTCACTTCTGGCAGTGAAGAAACATGGGTGGCCTCATCTCATCTGTCTGGTGTAGAGGAAAACGAATCAAGCTTGAGAAAAGTTAATGAGATCAATGAAGAGGATATTATTATACAAGTAGGATTCTCAGGAGTTGACCAGGATTCTGAAGACTCCATTCCCTTGGCTGTGCATCCTGGACAG GGAGCATCTAGTCCTACCGAGAAGTCTGCCAGGGAGGCAAGCAGCATTTACAATGTGAGTGATCCAGCACTGCATGCAAGTGATGGCATGGAAGACCTAAAGTCCATCAAAGGCATAGATGATGAACCCCTGGCTGACAAAACTAATCCAAAATCCATTGCAAATATTGAAGATGAACCTGAAAAGCTGGCTGTTGAGGAAAATGATAATTCAACAACTATTGAAGATCTTGTGCAAAAGCCTGGAAAATTAACTACACAGGAGAGCAATGTCGAGGAGGCAGAGCCAATTGAGGACAAGGACAACTTGAAATCAATTCAAGATAGTGAAGGTGACCAAGGAAATGTAGAAGCTGGATCTTTTGGTGGTGACCAGAGTTCCGATGCTTTTTCTTCATCAGCTCTGGAGCCAGAAAGG GTGTTCAACCAGGGATCTGGTGATCTCATTGCATCAGCTGTGCAGCCAGAATCGGCAGTCGAACAAATTTCTAACAATTCAAGTTTATCCTCATCTCCAAAGTCTGTATTACCAGAAAAGGTCCCAGTGGATCAAGTTTCTTCATGGAGTTTTAATCCAGAGGTACATGTAACTGTCCAACAAACTGACATGGAGGATAATTCATTGCATGAATTGCTGCCTCAAAATTTTAGTCTGACTATGCCTCCAAATGCCCAGCATTTGATGGAGGATTCAGTTGCTCACTCACCTAATAATAGTGATTATGAAGGGCAGCAG GAACCATCCAATCCTTCAGAGAAAACTTCAGGAGCCAACATAAGCTACAACATCAATGAATCTGTAGTCCATGACAAGGAAGGCGAGGAGAAAAAATCTATTGAAGACAATGAAGGCAAATCACAATCAGTGACATCAATCAGTCAAGAGGCTGCTGCAGAATCTTCAAGATCAGATGAGGAAATAAGTTCCAAATCTATTGAAGATAATGAAGATGGGATGGAAAGAACTTCTGCACATGGAACCAATATTGGTCCATCATATGATTCATATCCAGCTGAGGAAAATGCTAATTCAGACATACCTGCAACCATGGCAAACGAAAAG GAGCTATCCAATCTTCCAATGAAGTCCACTGAAGAAGTCAATATCATTCACAACTTGAACAGGTTAGAGGTCAGTGGGAATGCAACATTAGCAAGTGAGGAGGGAGACAAGGCTCTAGAGGGAGTGCCCAAACCACATGAGACAACTAGTTCTAGGTTTATCACAGATATTGAAGCTGAATCCAATACAGTGACTGAAGACGAAGCTATTAATGGCGCAACAAAAGCTATGGGGGAGAATGAGAATTCAATCTCAACTCCAGATACTGAAGATTTTACAACATCAATGGAACATGGGGTCATTATATTCCCGAAAAAAACAGACGACGCCAAAGATAATTCAGAATCCATTACAGATGTTGAGGGTGACTCCAAAAATTCGATGGGATATGAAGCTACCATTTGCTCACCAGAACCAGGAAACCTGAATGACAATTGGAACATCCCCATAACTGTTCCAGAAGGAGAG GAACTATCAGATCTTCCTCCAGAGAAGTCTATGGAAGAAGCCAACATCATTCTGAGTGAGAATGAAGCAGAAGCAGGTCAGATGGACATAAAACAAACTTCAGAATCTGTTGGAGACGGTGAAGGTGATTACCAAAGTTCCATCAGACAATTTGCTGTTGTTGAACCATCTGAAACTACTGAGGTAACTAATCCAGTAACCACCCAAGATACTGAAGGAAAATCTGGAAACTTGATACATGATAATAATGTTATGGACACACCAGAGCCAGTTGAGGACAATGCTACTTTAGACACGAATGGAGATGTCAAGGAAAACAAAGGTGAAACTGCAGATTTGAGTCAAGATGATATTGGAACAAACAAATAG
- the LOC104879531 gene encoding uncharacterized protein LOC104879531 isoform X2 codes for MDLGTSEIERNKRLESLIAKRRARKLMKMRVEKDLIDLNSREQVGQIAPILIARNNLLHLPNDLGEAEDLPVPGSAPSVLLPGRNPFDLPYDPQEEKPNLLGDSFQQEFTMPHQKEMFFCRHESFTLGSFYSGENKQEPHSSKRCPDFIGTKTRALEGSGFSRFKWSPNNEDKEKIFEEKSSQHDESKSHIESDQQGGEVPKPAVDSVGTFHEKDRETDLSMIKTEGKDEANTSDMESEPSERNDIPMKPESVEDKNDESSSSSLSEAKEHSGQENEVSPHSNPSPNDGDMNKEVTSGSEETWVASSHLSGVEENESSLRKVNEINEEDIIIQVGFSGVDQDSEDSIPLAVHPGQGASSPTEKSAREASSIYNVSDPALHASDGMEDLKSIKGIDDEPLADKTNPKSIANIEDEPEKLAVEENDNSTTIEDLVQKPGKLTTQESNVEEAEPIEDKDNLKSIQDSEGDQGNVEAGSFGGDQSSDAFSSSALEPERVFNQGSGDLIASAVQPESAVEQISNNSSLSSSPKSVLPEKVPVDQVSSWSFNPEVHVTVQQTDMEDNSLHELLPQNFSLTMPPNAQHLMEDSVAHSPNNSDYEGQQEPSNPSEKTSGANISYNINESVVHDKEGEEKKSIEDNEGKSQSVTSISQEAAAESSRSDEEISSKSIEDNEDGMERTSAHGTNIGPSYDSYPAEENANSDIPATMANEKELSNLPMKSTEEVNIIHNLNRLEVSGNATLASEEGDKALEGVPKPHETTSSRFITDIEAESNTVTEDEAINGATKAMGENENSISTPDTEDFTTSMEHGVIIFPKKTDDAKDNSESITDVEGDSKNSMGYEATICSPEPGNLNDNWNIPITVPEGEELSDLPPEKSMEEANIILSENEAEAGQMDIKQTSESVGDGEGDYQSSIRQFAVVEPSETTEVTNPVTTQDTEGKSGNLIHDNNVMDTPEPVEDNATLDTNGDVKENKGETADLSQDDIGTNK; via the exons ATGGATCTTGGGACTTCCGAGATAGAAAGGAACAAAAGGCTAGAGAGTTTGATTGCAAAAAGAAGAGCGAGGAAATTAATGAAAATGCGGGTTGAGAAGGATCTGATTGACTTAAACAGCAGAGAGCAAGTGGGTCAAATTGCTCCCATTTTGATTGCAAGAAACAACCTTTTGCATCTTCCCAATGATTTGGGCGAGGCTGAAGATTTACCTGTTCCTGGCTCAGCTCCCTCTGTACTGTTACCTGGACGGAACCCATTTGACCTTCCCTACGACCCGCAAGAAGAAAAGCCAAATCTCCTGGGAGATAGCTTCCAACAAGAATTCACGATGCCTCACCAAAAGGAAATGTTCTTCTGCAGGCATGAGAGCTTCACTTTAGGGTCCTTTTACTCGGGTGAAAACAAGCAAGAACCACACAGCTCTAAGCGGTGTCCTGATTTTATTGGTACCAAGACACGGGCATTGGAGGGATCAGGATTCTCCAGATTTAAATGGTCACCAA ATAATGAGGATAAAGAaaagatttttgaagaaaagtCATCCCAACATGATGAATCCAAGTCCCATATTGAAAGTGATCAACAAGGTGGCGAAGTTCCCAAGCCAGCTGTAGACTCGGTAGGAACCTTCCATGAAAAGGATAGAGAAACTGACCTCAGCATGATCAAGACTGAAGGGAAGGACGAAGCAAATACCAGTGATATGGAGTCAGAGCCATCTGAGAGAAATGATATTCCCATGAAACCAGAATCAGTTgaagacaaaaatgatgagtcAAGCTCATCATCTTTGTCAGAAGCGAAAGAGCACAGTGGTCAAGAAAATGAAGTTTCACCCCATTCCAACCCTTCTCCAAATGATGGAGACATGAACAAGGAAGTCACTTCTGGCAGTGAAGAAACATGGGTGGCCTCATCTCATCTGTCTGGTGTAGAGGAAAACGAATCAAGCTTGAGAAAAGTTAATGAGATCAATGAAGAGGATATTATTATACAAGTAGGATTCTCAGGAGTTGACCAGGATTCTGAAGACTCCATTCCCTTGGCTGTGCATCCTGGACAG GGAGCATCTAGTCCTACCGAGAAGTCTGCCAGGGAGGCAAGCAGCATTTACAATGTGAGTGATCCAGCACTGCATGCAAGTGATGGCATGGAAGACCTAAAGTCCATCAAAGGCATAGATGATGAACCCCTGGCTGACAAAACTAATCCAAAATCCATTGCAAATATTGAAGATGAACCTGAAAAGCTGGCTGTTGAGGAAAATGATAATTCAACAACTATTGAAGATCTTGTGCAAAAGCCTGGAAAATTAACTACACAGGAGAGCAATGTCGAGGAGGCAGAGCCAATTGAGGACAAGGACAACTTGAAATCAATTCAAGATAGTGAAGGTGACCAAGGAAATGTAGAAGCTGGATCTTTTGGTGGTGACCAGAGTTCCGATGCTTTTTCTTCATCAGCTCTGGAGCCAGAAAGG GTGTTCAACCAGGGATCTGGTGATCTCATTGCATCAGCTGTGCAGCCAGAATCGGCAGTCGAACAAATTTCTAACAATTCAAGTTTATCCTCATCTCCAAAGTCTGTATTACCAGAAAAGGTCCCAGTGGATCAAGTTTCTTCATGGAGTTTTAATCCAGAGGTACATGTAACTGTCCAACAAACTGACATGGAGGATAATTCATTGCATGAATTGCTGCCTCAAAATTTTAGTCTGACTATGCCTCCAAATGCCCAGCATTTGATGGAGGATTCAGTTGCTCACTCACCTAATAATAGTGATTATGAAGGGCAGCAG GAACCATCCAATCCTTCAGAGAAAACTTCAGGAGCCAACATAAGCTACAACATCAATGAATCTGTAGTCCATGACAAGGAAGGCGAGGAGAAAAAATCTATTGAAGACAATGAAGGCAAATCACAATCAGTGACATCAATCAGTCAAGAGGCTGCTGCAGAATCTTCAAGATCAGATGAGGAAATAAGTTCCAAATCTATTGAAGATAATGAAGATGGGATGGAAAGAACTTCTGCACATGGAACCAATATTGGTCCATCATATGATTCATATCCAGCTGAGGAAAATGCTAATTCAGACATACCTGCAACCATGGCAAACGAAAAG GAGCTATCCAATCTTCCAATGAAGTCCACTGAAGAAGTCAATATCATTCACAACTTGAACAGGTTAGAGGTCAGTGGGAATGCAACATTAGCAAGTGAGGAGGGAGACAAGGCTCTAGAGGGAGTGCCCAAACCACATGAGACAACTAGTTCTAGGTTTATCACAGATATTGAAGCTGAATCCAATACAGTGACTGAAGACGAAGCTATTAATGGCGCAACAAAAGCTATGGGGGAGAATGAGAATTCAATCTCAACTCCAGATACTGAAGATTTTACAACATCAATGGAACATGGGGTCATTATATTCCCGAAAAAAACAGACGACGCCAAAGATAATTCAGAATCCATTACAGATGTTGAGGGTGACTCCAAAAATTCGATGGGATATGAAGCTACCATTTGCTCACCAGAACCAGGAAACCTGAATGACAATTGGAACATCCCCATAACTGTTCCAGAAGGAGAG GAACTATCAGATCTTCCTCCAGAGAAGTCTATGGAAGAAGCCAACATCATTCTGAGTGAGAATGAAGCAGAAGCAGGTCAGATGGACATAAAACAAACTTCAGAATCTGTTGGAGACGGTGAAGGTGATTACCAAAGTTCCATCAGACAATTTGCTGTTGTTGAACCATCTGAAACTACTGAGGTAACTAATCCAGTAACCACCCAAGATACTGAAGGAAAATCTGGAAACTTGATACATGATAATAATGTTATGGACACACCAGAGCCAGTTGAGGACAATGCTACTTTAGACACGAATGGAGATGTCAAGGAAAACAAAGGTGAAACTGCAGATTTGAGTCAAGATGATATTGGAACAAACAAATAG